A stretch of Fusarium fujikuroi IMI 58289 draft genome, chromosome FFUJ_chr10 DNA encodes these proteins:
- a CDS encoding related to GNAT family N-acetyltransferase, whose protein sequence is MTTLRAKFHLFPISQLAGIFNSSEFYWASALSPEAFKEALHNSLSFGVYDSAQSSDRESSGKLIGIARLVTDFVTFAYLTDVWVDPTYQGKGLGSWLVRCMREVLDEMPDLRRAMLLTGDWERSVPFYEKLLGMSLVEPKRGEGLAVMESKGRGHPTYGKSGLGYD, encoded by the exons ATGACCACGCTTAGAGCAAAGTTCCA CCTATTTCCCATATCTCAACTTGCGGGCATCTTTAATTCAAGCGAGTTCTACTGGGCCAGCGCTCTATCACCTGAAGCTTTCAAAGAAGCACTTCACAACTCCCTTTCATTCGGCGTATATGACTCGGCTCAGTCCTCCGACCGCGAATCATCAGGCAAACTGATTGGAATCGCTCGGCTCGTGACCGACTTCGTCACCTTTGCATATCTCACAGACGTTTGGGTTGATCCGACATATCAAGGCAAAGGCTTGGGGAGCTGGCTTGTTCGTTGTATGCGAGAAGTGCTGGATGAGATGCCGGACTTGCGAAGGGCAATGCTGCTTACGGGAGATTGGGAGAGGTCTGTGCCGTTTTATGAGAAGCTTTTGGGCATGAGCTTGGTTGAGCCAAAGAGGGGCGAAGGACTTGCTGTTATGGAGAGCAAAGGGAGAGGGCATCCGACCTATGGGAAGTCAGGCTTAGGGTATGACTAA